Within Oceanispirochaeta sp., the genomic segment TTCATCTTTGAGGAATATCCGGGCACCCTTTCCCCGGGGAGCCGTCCTTCGGCAGAGGGCTGTCAAGTTTTTCAGTTCATAGAGGGGGGTCTGTCCCACCCCGGTTTCGGTCTGGATCTTTTGAATGTCCTGGAGGGAGTAGCCGATATCCTTCATCAGGACTTCAAAATCAAAGGCCACAGATCCCGACTCATAACGGCTGTAATCGATGCCTACAGATTTTTTCATGATTTCACCCTTGCGGGCCATGAGTGATTCGTAGGGACTATGATTCATTATCAGACTCCTCGGGGGCTTCCTCTGCAGACAGAATCTGTCTGATCTGACGGCCGATCTGAAGGATTTCGGGGATACAATGTCCCCAGCCGTGGCTGTATTGAGGATTTATTTCAATAAGGGTTCCTGTCATTCTGCGTCCGATGATGGTCTCTATCTCTACTTCTTCTCCTGTCTCTGCCGTTTCCAGGAGGAGAAAACCCTTGTCCCACATCTCCAGGGGGACTTTTTTTGTATCCTCCGGATTCTGAGAGGCTCTTTCCGGGGGAGAGAGAAGGATCTTATGAATTCTAACCCAATCTCCTTTTACGGACTGCATATCAAATCCCTCATATCCCCCATGATGGCCCGTGGAACGGGCAGATCAATCATGGTTTTCAATCCTGGATGTGAATTGATCACATGTGGAATCATATTGACGCACATGGCAATGGTGCCGATTCCTCCGGGAATCTCGGGTTTGATCGCCATGGATATGTCGGGGGTTCCCTTGATGCGGATGTAATCTCCTGTCTCGGTGCCTTCCAGCTGAGGTTCTATCTGCTGGGGGTGGATCATTCGGATTTTTTCTTTTCCGTCGACAAAACCGGAACCTTTCATACTGGATCCGGCGATGTTCCCCGGCTGAACTTCCGCATACTGTGTTTTACGGTAAACCGAGGAGACAATCGGCTCCATCGACTGCCTGACAGGTTCGCTGAGTTTCCATCCAATGGC encodes:
- the ortA gene encoding 2-amino-4-oxopentanoate thiolase subunit OrtA — encoded protein: MQSVKGDWVRIHKILLSPPERASQNPEDTKKVPLEMWDKGFLLLETAETGEEVEIETIIGRRMTGTLIEINPQYSHGWGHCIPEILQIGRQIRQILSAEEAPEESDNES